The Claveliimonas bilis genome window below encodes:
- a CDS encoding MFS transporter, protein MKAKKYILSLAMVYMAYFTHGIQAIILSQNQVNFYTQWGYTDAVEGAAAVSLAITATGFGKMLTVWLGGEFSDRIGRKKMAIAGGILYIICFAGLLFTSNFMVACVSAFLAGVATSGFWDASLYPAAQESVQQRYAGSALIGIKFFVSLSGIIYPLLAVQFSAAGNWQINIWIPLVMSIIAVVLAVIAPFAYDDQMKETVKTADGKTENAAQAEIEAAKAKMLVKPNGLVNFITMFYGFLCMFIMYGAQQYTKAFGMSNCGLTEAQAAGMTSIYTAGSVIAVIFWAVMMGKLQWNPLKVVLIDSVFTAVALGIVLLVSNVAVIYVAIALLGFFAAGGALQTGLGVRQEMCPGPKGRNTGIYYTWMGLASCFLPYIVSAMTKSIGEASAVYTMMGLLLAAAVIAILMMAYLAVQYKKIFGKSALSK, encoded by the coding sequence ATGAAAGCGAAAAAGTATATTTTATCACTGGCAATGGTGTACATGGCATACTTCACTCATGGTATTCAGGCGATCATATTGTCACAGAACCAGGTGAACTTTTATACCCAGTGGGGATACACAGACGCTGTAGAAGGCGCGGCAGCCGTGTCTTTGGCAATTACGGCAACAGGTTTTGGAAAAATGCTGACCGTGTGGCTTGGAGGAGAATTTTCCGACCGGATCGGGCGGAAGAAAATGGCAATCGCAGGTGGAATCCTCTATATCATCTGTTTTGCAGGACTTTTGTTCACTTCTAACTTTATGGTGGCATGTGTGAGCGCTTTCCTGGCAGGTGTGGCAACTTCAGGATTCTGGGATGCATCCCTCTATCCGGCAGCGCAGGAATCCGTTCAGCAAAGATATGCCGGATCTGCTCTTATCGGAATTAAATTTTTCGTATCTTTGTCCGGTATCATTTACCCGCTTCTGGCAGTTCAGTTTTCTGCAGCAGGAAACTGGCAGATCAATATCTGGATTCCGCTTGTCATGTCGATCATTGCAGTAGTGCTTGCAGTGATTGCGCCGTTTGCCTATGACGATCAGATGAAAGAAACAGTTAAGACGGCAGATGGAAAGACAGAAAATGCAGCGCAGGCGGAAATTGAAGCAGCAAAGGCAAAAATGCTTGTGAAGCCAAACGGACTTGTAAACTTTATTACCATGTTCTATGGTTTCCTGTGTATGTTTATTATGTATGGCGCACAGCAGTATACAAAGGCATTTGGTATGAGCAACTGCGGTCTGACAGAAGCACAGGCAGCAGGCATGACATCCATATATACAGCCGGTTCTGTCATTGCTGTTATATTCTGGGCGGTCATGATGGGTAAGCTTCAGTGGAATCCTCTTAAGGTTGTACTGATCGACTCTGTATTCACAGCAGTTGCACTTGGCATTGTGCTCCTTGTAAGCAATGTGGCGGTAATCTATGTGGCAATTGCCCTTCTGGGATTCTTCGCAGCAGGCGGCGCCCTTCAGACAGGGCTGGGAGTCCGCCAGGAAATGTGCCCGGGACCAAAAGGAAGGAATACAGGTATCTACTATACATGGATGGGACTTGCAAGCTGCTTCCTTCCATATATCGTGTCCGCAATGACAAAATCCATCGGGGAGGCGTCAGCCGTATATACAATGATGGGACTGCTTCTTGCGGCAGCAGTGATCGCAATTCTTATGATGGCTTATCTGGCTGTACAGTATAAGAAGATTTTCGGTAAGAGTGCCCTTAGCAAATAA
- the aroE gene encoding shikimate dehydrogenase: MEKRISGHTGLMALFGSPVGHSGSPAMYNFSFQHDGLDYAYLAFDVNVEQMPKVFETIRLLKMRGGNFTMPCKNIAAKLVDKLSPAAEIIGACNTFVNDDGVITGHITDGVGFVKNLEVNGVDVKGKKTIVLGAGGAATAIQVQLALDGAKEVHIFNVKDEFFERAEGTKAKLAEKCPECVVTVEDLEDQEKLKETVANCDIVINATTMGMKPHDDVTLIDKSWYRKDLVVADTVYNPEKTKMILEAEEAGCKAIGGKGMLLQQGAVNYELFVGKKMPLEEYQKFQAEQAK; this comes from the coding sequence ATGGAAAAAAGAATTTCAGGACATACAGGTTTAATGGCGTTATTCGGAAGCCCGGTAGGACATTCGGGATCACCGGCAATGTATAATTTCAGTTTTCAGCACGATGGCCTGGACTATGCATATCTGGCGTTTGATGTAAATGTGGAACAGATGCCGAAAGTATTTGAGACAATAAGGCTTTTGAAAATGAGGGGCGGAAACTTTACGATGCCCTGCAAAAATATCGCTGCCAAGCTGGTGGACAAACTGTCCCCGGCTGCAGAGATCATCGGAGCCTGCAACACCTTTGTCAATGATGACGGCGTTATCACCGGACATATTACAGACGGCGTGGGATTTGTAAAGAATCTGGAAGTCAATGGAGTGGACGTAAAAGGCAAAAAGACAATTGTACTGGGAGCAGGCGGAGCCGCAACAGCGATCCAGGTGCAGCTTGCTTTGGACGGTGCAAAAGAGGTACATATTTTCAATGTGAAAGATGAGTTTTTTGAAAGAGCAGAAGGAACAAAAGCAAAACTGGCAGAGAAATGTCCGGAATGTGTTGTGACAGTAGAGGACCTGGAAGATCAGGAAAAACTGAAAGAAACAGTTGCAAACTGCGATATCGTAATCAATGCCACAACAATGGGTATGAAGCCTCATGACGATGTGACACTGATCGACAAGTCCTGGTACCGCAAGGATCTTGTAGTAGCTGATACGGTTTATAATCCGGAAAAAACAAAAATGATCCTTGAAGCGGAGGAGGCAGGCTGTAAGGCCATCGGCGGAAAGGGAATGCTGCTTCAGCAGGGAGCTGTCAATTATGAATTGTTCGTAGGAAAGAAGATGCCGCTGGAAGAGTATCAGAAATTCCAGGCAGAACAGGCAAAATAG
- a CDS encoding FAD-dependent oxidoreductase codes for MRFKTMFSPIQIGPMTVKNRFVVPPMGNNFANPDGTWSDQSVAYYAERAKGQFGLITIEATVVHHGAKGGPKKPCLYDDSSIESLKKITDACHAEGAKVSIQLQNAGPEGNAKNAGAPIEAASAIPSVYGKDTPVEVPTEKVYELVKGYGDAAERAMKAGADAVEIHMAHGYLVNSFISPRTNKRVDEFGGNFENRMRFPRLIVEEVKRRVGGKVAILARINSSDEVEGGDDVHDSAAIAAYLEDCGVEGLHVSRAVHIKDEYMWAPTAVHAGFSADLVTEIKRAVSIPVITVGRYTEPYYAELLLREGRADLVAFGRQSLADPHMPEKAMNDNLEDLVPCIACLQGCVANMYKGEPICCLVNPFLGHEAQGYPKAEKSKKVMVIGGGVAGMCAAFVAAERGHDVSLYESTDKLGGNMRLAAYPPGKGDITNMIRSYIVRCEKAGVKIHMNTTVDLEMVKAEKPDAVIVSTGSRTLILPIEGIENPAIIHGSDLLDGKRAAGKKVLVVGGGMVGCETAAFLGEQQHDVTVIEYRDTVGADVIHEHRVFLMEDFKNYGIKEITGAKVCKFFDDGVEYESPDGSRHEVRGFDSVVLSMGFKNYNPFAEQLEELGQEVYVVGDATRARRALDATKEAYAAAMQI; via the coding sequence ATGAGATTTAAGACAATGTTTTCCCCGATTCAGATCGGACCTATGACAGTAAAAAACCGTTTTGTTGTCCCTCCTATGGGAAATAACTTTGCAAATCCGGATGGAACATGGAGCGATCAGTCCGTTGCTTATTATGCAGAGCGGGCAAAAGGACAGTTCGGATTGATCACAATTGAGGCAACTGTTGTCCATCACGGTGCAAAGGGAGGACCGAAAAAGCCCTGCCTTTACGATGACAGCAGCATTGAGAGTCTGAAAAAGATTACCGATGCCTGTCATGCAGAGGGAGCTAAGGTTTCCATTCAGCTGCAGAATGCAGGGCCCGAGGGAAATGCAAAGAACGCAGGAGCTCCAATTGAAGCAGCTTCCGCCATTCCTTCTGTATATGGGAAAGACACGCCGGTAGAAGTACCGACAGAAAAGGTCTATGAACTGGTAAAAGGTTATGGAGATGCAGCGGAGCGTGCCATGAAAGCAGGAGCAGACGCTGTAGAGATTCATATGGCTCACGGTTACCTGGTAAATTCCTTTATTTCCCCGCGGACAAATAAACGTGTAGATGAGTTTGGCGGAAACTTTGAGAACAGAATGCGTTTTCCGCGCCTCATTGTGGAAGAGGTCAAAAGAAGAGTGGGAGGAAAGGTTGCGATCCTTGCCCGTATTAACAGTTCCGATGAGGTGGAAGGCGGAGATGATGTACATGACAGCGCTGCTATTGCCGCTTATCTGGAAGACTGCGGCGTAGAAGGCCTCCACGTATCCCGTGCTGTACATATCAAAGATGAATATATGTGGGCGCCAACTGCCGTACATGCCGGATTTTCCGCAGATCTTGTTACGGAGATCAAACGGGCAGTTTCTATTCCGGTCATTACAGTAGGACGTTATACAGAGCCTTATTATGCAGAACTTCTTCTTCGGGAAGGACGCGCTGACCTTGTGGCATTTGGCCGGCAGTCCCTGGCAGATCCTCATATGCCGGAAAAAGCAATGAATGACAATCTGGAAGATCTGGTTCCGTGCATCGCCTGTCTGCAGGGCTGTGTTGCAAATATGTATAAAGGCGAGCCAATCTGCTGTCTGGTGAATCCATTCCTGGGACATGAGGCGCAGGGATATCCGAAAGCGGAAAAATCCAAAAAAGTTATGGTGATCGGAGGCGGTGTCGCCGGTATGTGTGCAGCTTTTGTCGCAGCAGAAAGAGGGCATGATGTTTCTCTTTATGAAAGCACAGATAAACTGGGCGGAAATATGCGGCTTGCAGCTTATCCGCCGGGAAAAGGCGATATTACAAATATGATCCGCAGTTATATCGTAAGATGCGAAAAAGCAGGCGTGAAAATTCATATGAATACAACGGTTGACCTTGAGATGGTAAAAGCAGAAAAACCGGATGCAGTGATCGTATCTACCGGATCAAGAACACTGATCCTCCCTATCGAGGGCATTGAAAATCCTGCTATTATTCACGGTTCTGATCTTCTGGACGGTAAGAGGGCGGCCGGCAAAAAAGTCCTTGTTGTAGGCGGCGGTATGGTAGGATGTGAGACAGCAGCCTTTTTGGGAGAGCAGCAGCATGATGTGACCGTTATCGAATACCGCGATACAGTAGGTGCGGACGTGATCCATGAACACAGAGTATTTCTGATGGAAGACTTTAAGAATTACGGAATCAAAGAAATTACAGGTGCGAAAGTATGCAAATTCTTTGACGACGGTGTAGAGTATGAGTCTCCGGACGGAAGCAGACATGAAGTGAGAGGATTTGATTCTGTCGTCCTTTCCATGGGATTTAAGAATTACAATCCGTTTGCAGAACAGTTAGAAGAACTTGGTCAGGAAGTATATGTAGTCGGAGACGCAACAAGAGCAAGAAGAGCATTGGATGCTACAAAAGAAGCCTATGCGGCGGCAATGCAGATTTAA
- a CDS encoding sugar phosphate isomerase/epimerase family protein produces MSKKNPITVSSWTLGDQCKFEDRVIAAKEAGYEGIGLRAETYVDALNEGLYDEDILAILDKHGMKVTEVEYIVQWAEDNRSYEQKYKEQMCFHMCDLFGVNHINCGLMENYSVEHTAQKLKELCHRAGKRIIGVEPMPYSGIPNLEKAWAVVKASGAENAYIILDTWHWVRADQPYDILTKEQAERVISIQINDAYERPYAASILRDESMHDRLAPGTGAKDTAGFVKMIKEAGIDPKVIGVEVISDEILGRGLKEAAAYTYDNTEKVLKEAWPEMVED; encoded by the coding sequence ATGTCAAAGAAAAATCCAATCACAGTCAGCTCATGGACCCTGGGAGATCAGTGCAAATTTGAGGATCGTGTTATTGCAGCAAAAGAGGCAGGATATGAAGGGATCGGCCTGCGTGCAGAGACATATGTGGATGCACTGAACGAAGGACTTTATGATGAGGATATTCTGGCAATCCTTGACAAACACGGAATGAAAGTGACAGAAGTAGAATACATCGTACAGTGGGCAGAGGACAACCGTTCCTATGAGCAGAAATATAAAGAGCAGATGTGCTTCCATATGTGCGATCTGTTTGGAGTAAACCATATTAACTGTGGCCTGATGGAGAACTATTCTGTAGAGCATACTGCACAGAAACTGAAAGAACTTTGCCACAGAGCAGGAAAGAGAATTATCGGTGTAGAGCCGATGCCGTACAGCGGTATCCCGAATCTGGAAAAGGCATGGGCAGTTGTAAAAGCTTCCGGAGCCGAAAATGCCTACATTATTCTGGATACATGGCATTGGGTAAGAGCAGACCAGCCGTACGATATTCTGACAAAAGAGCAGGCTGAAAGGGTAATCTCCATCCAGATCAATGATGCATACGAAAGACCGTACGCTGCTTCGATTTTAAGGGATGAATCCATGCATGACCGTCTTGCTCCGGGAACAGGTGCTAAGGACACAGCAGGATTTGTAAAAATGATCAAAGAGGCAGGAATTGATCCGAAGGTGATCGGAGTGGAAGTTATTTCCGATGAAATCCTTGGAAGAGGCCTGAAAGAAGCTGCTGCCTATACATACGATAATACTGAAAAAGTATTGAAAGAGGCATGGCCGGAAATGGTGGAAGACTAA
- a CDS encoding LysR family transcriptional regulator has product MNLYHLRYFVTLAHLEHYTKAAELLSITQPSLSHAISSLEKELGVRLFEKEGRNVVLTKCGRAFLEDVEQSLALLDSSVNKLQLTGSGEGQIDVAVLRVLSTDLVPRLVRGYLDQHPGRNIDFRFHNSTGLTPDMIEGLKTRKYDIAFCSKMGNEPSIEFIPVAKQDLVLIVPNQHPLSTRNEIDLADTLPYPHVGFSKRSGIRPTIDKLFLECGGMPQMAYEVEEDQAVAGLVAAGFGIAVVPHMPILAYMPVQIIRIARPTWERIFYMCTLKDVYQAPVINEFKRYVRQKAKILLKT; this is encoded by the coding sequence ATGAATCTATACCATTTACGCTATTTTGTAACACTGGCCCATCTGGAGCATTATACAAAAGCCGCTGAACTCCTCTCCATTACACAGCCAAGCCTAAGCCATGCCATCTCTTCTCTGGAAAAGGAACTGGGGGTCCGTCTCTTTGAAAAGGAAGGCAGAAATGTCGTTCTTACCAAATGCGGGCGTGCTTTTCTGGAAGATGTGGAGCAGTCCCTGGCGCTTTTGGACTCCAGCGTCAACAAACTGCAGCTGACCGGCAGCGGGGAAGGTCAGATCGATGTGGCGGTGCTGAGGGTATTAAGCACAGACCTCGTTCCCCGGCTCGTACGCGGATATCTGGATCAGCATCCCGGTCGGAATATTGATTTCCGTTTTCACAATTCCACCGGGCTTACCCCGGACATGATCGAAGGTCTGAAGACCCGGAAATATGATATTGCCTTTTGTTCCAAAATGGGAAATGAACCTTCCATCGAGTTTATCCCGGTGGCAAAGCAGGATCTGGTACTGATCGTGCCGAACCAGCATCCTCTAAGTACCAGAAATGAAATTGATCTTGCAGACACACTGCCTTATCCTCATGTTGGGTTTTCAAAAAGAAGCGGCATAAGGCCTACCATTGATAAACTTTTCCTTGAATGCGGCGGAATGCCGCAGATGGCATATGAAGTGGAAGAAGATCAGGCCGTGGCCGGACTGGTTGCCGCCGGATTTGGTATTGCAGTTGTGCCGCACATGCCTATTCTGGCTTATATGCCTGTACAGATCATCCGGATTGCCCGCCCTACCTGGGAGCGTATTTTCTATATGTGCACACTGAAGGATGTGTATCAGGCGCCGGTCATCAATGAGTTTAAAAGGTATGTACGACAAAAGGCCAAAATATTGCTAAAAACTTAA
- a CDS encoding NAD(P)H-dependent glycerol-3-phosphate dehydrogenase: MAKVGIMGAGSWGTALSLLLHKNGHDVTVWSINADEVEMLSKEREHKSKLPGVRLPEDMKFTTNVEETVVGKDFVVLAVPSPFTRSTARTMAPYVADGQILVNVAKGIEEATLMTLSDQIEEEIPQADVAVLSGPSHAEEVGRQLPTSVVVGAKTKATAEYLQKMFMNEVFRVYTSPDILGIELGGSLKNVIALAAGMADGLGYGDNTKAALITRGIHEIAKLGVKMGGTKESFMGLTGIGDLIVTCASVHSRNRKAGYLIGQGKTMQEAMDEVKMVVEGVYSTKAAVALGKKYEVDMPIIEQVNAILFEGKNAKEAVYDLMMRKGKAEHTAKSWD; encoded by the coding sequence ATGGCAAAAGTAGGGATTATGGGAGCGGGAAGCTGGGGAACAGCTCTCTCACTTCTCCTTCACAAAAACGGGCATGATGTGACTGTGTGGTCCATCAATGCAGACGAGGTGGAAATGCTTTCAAAAGAGCGGGAGCACAAAAGCAAGCTTCCGGGCGTAAGGCTTCCGGAGGATATGAAGTTTACCACAAATGTAGAAGAAACTGTAGTCGGAAAAGATTTTGTGGTTCTGGCAGTTCCCTCTCCATTTACGAGAAGCACTGCAAGAACAATGGCTCCTTATGTGGCAGATGGGCAGATACTCGTTAATGTGGCAAAGGGAATTGAAGAGGCCACCCTTATGACACTGTCCGACCAGATTGAGGAGGAGATCCCGCAGGCGGATGTGGCAGTGCTGTCCGGTCCAAGTCATGCAGAGGAAGTGGGAAGACAGCTTCCTACAAGTGTTGTGGTTGGCGCCAAGACAAAGGCTACCGCGGAATACCTGCAGAAGATGTTTATGAATGAGGTCTTCCGTGTGTATACAAGCCCGGATATCCTGGGAATTGAGCTTGGAGGATCCCTGAAAAATGTCATTGCGCTGGCGGCAGGCATGGCTGACGGCCTTGGTTATGGAGATAATACAAAGGCAGCTCTTATTACAAGAGGAATCCATGAAATTGCAAAGCTGGGCGTGAAGATGGGCGGCACAAAAGAAAGTTTTATGGGACTGACCGGAATCGGTGATCTTATTGTAACATGCGCCAGTGTTCACAGCCGTAATCGTAAAGCCGGTTATCTGATCGGACAGGGCAAGACTATGCAGGAAGCAATGGACGAGGTGAAAATGGTGGTAGAAGGAGTGTATTCTACCAAAGCAGCTGTAGCTCTCGGCAAAAAATACGAAGTGGACATGCCCATTATTGAGCAGGTCAATGCGATCCTCTTTGAAGGGAAAAATGCAAAAGAGGCAGTATATGACCTGATGATGCGGAAAGGAAAAGCAGAGCATACTGCAAAATCCTGGGATTGA
- the plsY gene encoding glycerol-3-phosphate 1-O-acyltransferase PlsY, protein MERIICLLIGYVFGLFQTGYLYGKTKHIDIRTKGSGNAGTTNALRTMGKKAGLITLLGDCLKCVFAVLVVRLIYGGSHGDILPVLSMYAGIGAVLGHNYPFYMKFKGGKGIAVTAGIIITSWNIWIMLICLAVFVGMVAGTKYVSVGSLAVVIIYFLCVVVYGQMGGFGVQGSYLYEIYILAALVVISAFFKHRSNIQRLREGTENKLSFGGR, encoded by the coding sequence ATGGAACGAATCATTTGTTTGTTGATCGGATATGTGTTTGGATTGTTCCAGACCGGATATTTGTACGGAAAAACAAAACATATTGATATCCGCACAAAAGGAAGCGGGAATGCCGGGACCACCAATGCATTAAGGACAATGGGAAAAAAGGCGGGGCTTATTACCCTGCTGGGCGACTGCCTTAAGTGCGTATTTGCGGTGCTGGTGGTACGGCTGATCTACGGCGGAAGCCACGGTGATATTCTCCCTGTGCTGTCCATGTACGCAGGGATCGGAGCAGTGCTTGGGCATAACTATCCTTTTTATATGAAGTTTAAGGGAGGAAAGGGAATTGCCGTTACTGCAGGGATCATTATTACCAGCTGGAATATCTGGATCATGCTGATCTGTCTTGCGGTGTTTGTGGGCATGGTCGCAGGGACAAAATATGTATCTGTAGGGTCTCTGGCAGTGGTGATCATATATTTCCTCTGTGTTGTTGTATATGGACAGATGGGGGGATTCGGTGTGCAAGGCAGTTATCTGTATGAGATCTACATTCTTGCCGCACTGGTTGTGATTTCAGCATTTTTTAAACACAGATCCAACATACAAAGGCTCAGAGAAGGTACTGAGAATAAATTAAGCTTCGGTGGAAGGTAA
- the der gene encoding ribosome biogenesis GTPase Der yields MSKPVVAIVGRPNVGKSTLFNVLAGEMISIVKDTPGVTRDRIYAEVSWLDREFTLIDTGGIEPESKDIILSQMREQAQIAIDTADVIIFLTDVRQGLIDADAKVADMLRRSGKPVVLVVNKVDNFDKFAVDVYEFYNLGIGDPMPISASSKLGLGDMLDAVIAHFPEHSAEEEEDERPRVAIVGKPNVGKSSIINRLLGEQRVIVSDIAGTTRDAIDTEVVHDGKEYVFIDTAGLRRKNKIKEELERYSIIRTVTAVERADVVLVVIDAAEGVTEQDAKIAGIAHERGKGIIIVVNKWDAIEKNDKTMREYESRVRQILSFMPYAEIMYVSALTGQRLPKLFEKIDMVIQNQTLRVATGVLNEIMMEAVAMQQPPSDKGKRLKLYYITQVSVKPPTFVIFVNDKELMHFSYTRYLENKIREAFGFKGTSLRFFIRQRKEKEQ; encoded by the coding sequence ATGAGTAAACCGGTGGTGGCCATTGTAGGAAGGCCAAACGTTGGAAAATCCACCCTTTTTAATGTACTTGCAGGAGAGATGATCTCCATTGTAAAAGATACGCCAGGTGTAACGCGGGATCGTATTTATGCAGAAGTGTCCTGGCTTGACAGAGAATTTACACTGATCGATACCGGTGGAATTGAACCGGAGAGTAAAGATATTATCCTTTCGCAGATGAGGGAGCAGGCGCAGATTGCCATTGATACGGCAGACGTTATCATTTTCCTGACCGATGTACGACAGGGGCTGATCGACGCGGATGCAAAGGTTGCAGACATGCTCCGGCGTTCCGGGAAGCCAGTTGTGTTAGTGGTAAATAAAGTAGATAATTTTGATAAATTTGCAGTAGATGTCTATGAATTTTATAATCTTGGAATCGGAGATCCCATGCCTATATCCGCTTCCTCCAAGCTGGGACTTGGAGATATGCTGGATGCGGTGATCGCTCATTTTCCGGAACATTCTGCAGAGGAAGAGGAGGACGAGCGTCCGAGAGTAGCCATTGTAGGGAAGCCCAATGTAGGGAAATCCTCGATCATCAACCGCCTGCTGGGCGAGCAGAGAGTGATCGTGTCTGATATAGCGGGAACTACCAGGGATGCCATTGATACAGAGGTGGTTCACGACGGCAAAGAATATGTGTTTATTGATACTGCAGGGCTCCGGAGAAAGAACAAGATTAAAGAAGAACTGGAGCGTTACAGTATCATCCGTACGGTAACTGCTGTGGAGAGAGCAGATGTGGTTCTTGTTGTCATTGACGCTGCAGAGGGTGTGACGGAGCAGGATGCCAAAATCGCGGGAATTGCTCACGAAAGAGGAAAAGGGATCATCATTGTGGTCAACAAGTGGGATGCCATTGAAAAGAACGACAAGACGATGAGAGAATATGAAAGCCGTGTGCGTCAGATTCTTTCCTTTATGCCCTATGCGGAGATTATGTATGTATCTGCACTGACCGGGCAGAGGCTGCCGAAACTGTTTGAAAAGATTGATATGGTCATTCAGAACCAGACACTCCGCGTGGCTACAGGAGTGCTCAATGAGATCATGATGGAGGCAGTTGCTATGCAGCAGCCGCCGTCAGACAAGGGAAAACGGCTGAAGCTTTACTATATTACCCAGGTATCGGTGAAGCCGCCGACTTTCGTAATTTTTGTGAATGATAAAGAGCTGATGCATTTTTCATATACACGATATTTGGAAAATAAAATACGGGAGGCCTTTGGGTTTAAAGGAACTTCTTTAAGATTTTTCATTCGTCAGCGAAAGGAAAAGGAGCAGTAG